CGTTTCTGCTGGTCCGCTGCCACCAGAACCGGCCGATTCTGGCCGTCGACATCCGACTGCGTCCCGCGGTCGAGCATGCCCTTGCCGCGGCGTGCATCACCGAGCCGATGTACGCCAAGACAATCGATCAGAAGGGCATTCCTGCGGTGTTGCTGGCCAATGGCCGACTTTCCGCAATGGGTGATCCGCGAATCCTCAGGCTGTATCGGCAACGGATTGCGCCGGGCGGATTTCGGTATGGTCCGGCATTCGGAGTTGAGCTTCAATTCTGGGTTTTCGAGGAGGCGGTGATCCGTTGTCCGGTGGAGAACTCACTCACCCGCAAAGTGTTGCCCCGCAGTGAGCTGGTCGCGGCGACTGTCAAGTTGTACGGGTACAAGTGGCCGACGCTGGAGGGAATGTTCACCCCCCATGCCAGCGACGTGACATTCGACATCGATCTGGTGTTCTCCTGGGTCGACGGCAGCGACCCGGTGTTCCGGGCGCGGCGTGCCGCGCAACTGTCGCAGTACGTGGTGGGCGAAGGCGACGACGCCGAAGCGCGGATCAGGCAAATTGATGAGCTGAAATACGCGCTGCGGTCGGTGAACATGTTTGCCCCGTGGATCCGTCGCATCTTCATTGCGACCGATTCAGCCCCGCCGCGGTGGTTAGCTGACCATCCGAAAATCACCATCGTTCGAGCCGAGGACCACTTTTCGGATCGTGCCGCATTGCCTACCTACAATTCGCATGCGGTGGAGAGCCAGCTGCACCACATCCCGGGGCTGAGCGAGCATTTCCTGTATTCCAACGACGACATGTTCTTCGGGCGGCGGGTCAAGGCCAGCATGTTCTTCTCCCCCGGCGGCGTCACGAAGTTCATCGAGGCCAAGACCCGGATAGGGCTGGGCACCAACGATCCGGCCCGCAGTGGTCACGAGAATGCGGCCCGAGTCAACCGGCGGCTGCTGTTCGAGCGGTTCGGGCACCTGATCACGCGCCATCTCGAGCACACCGCGGTCCCGCTGCGCAAAAGCGTGCTCATCGAGATGGAGCAGGAATTCCCGGAGGAATTCGCGTGCACCCGGGCCAGCGCGTTCCGGTCGGCCACCGACATCTCGGTAACCAACTCGCTGTACCACTACTACGCGCTGATGACCGGCCGTGCCGTCCAACAGGAGAATGCCAAGGTCCGCTACGTCGACACCACCACCCATGCGGGCCTGGACCTGCTGGAGGAATTACGGAAGCACCGCCAGTACCACTTCTTCTGCCTGAACGACGGCAGCTTCCCCGAAGTCGACCCGGCCGAGCGAGCACAACGAGTGGTCAGTTTCTTGGAGCGGTACTTTCCGATCCCCGCGCCGTGGGAGAAGGTCGCCGCGGACGTCAGCGGGCCGGCCCCGGCCGCGCCGCTGGCGTCAGCACCATTGGAGGCTGGCTGAACAGCGAATCGCGCCGTGACGGCTCGATGAACATCCCGCTTTCGGCGATCTGACGTTTCGCCTGGGCGGGAGAGACAAAGGTGCCCACGGTTTTTCCGCTACCGAGCGGGATCACCGAATGCACCACGGTGTCTTGGTAGACGTGCACCAGGTTGCATCCCTGCGCGCCGTCCCTGCCGCGGGTTCCCCCGGTGGCAACAGTGAGGTCTTGGGTGTAGCAGGTGGCCGATGCCACCGACACCGGGATCCCGACGAAGGTGGCGTTCGTCGAGTAGTGCAGGTGCCCAGCCAGAATGGACCGAACATCGCTGCCCTCGAGCACCCGGCCCAGGGCAGCCTGGTCCCGGAGTTCCACCGTCACCGCAAGGTCCAAGACACTGGGGATCGGCGGATGGTGCAGCGCCAAGATGGTGCCGTGCGGTGCCGGTGTCGCCAATTGCGTGGCTAGCCAGCTCAATTGGGAGCGTCGCAGTTCGCCGTGATGGTAGCCGGGTACCGAGGTGTCCACGGTGATGATCCGCAGGCCGTCGATCATGTGCACCCGGTCCAGCGGTGCCATCGACGGTGCCTCGTCGAGCAGGAAGCTGCGCAGCGCTGCCCGGTCGTCGTGGTTGCCCATCACCCAGATGAGTTCGGCGCCAAGCTCGGCCGCGAACGGTTCCACCACGGCTCGCAGCTTGCGATACGCCTGCGCCTCGCCGGTGTCGGCCAAGTCGCCGGTAAAGACGATGGCATCGGGACACATTCCGGAGTGGGTCAGCTGGCCGAGCAGCTCACCCAGCCGGCCGTCAGCATCCACCGCGCCGTACAGCGGACCATCCCCGCCGACGAGATGCGTGTCGCTGATATGTAGGAGAACGTATTCCGGCCGCGGATGCTCCGCGGCCCTAAGTCTGTGCACCTGAGGTGCCAACCCTCTCGGTCTGGTGATCGCTGGGAAACAGCCCGTCAAGTATAACGGCGTGCCAACGTGCTCGCAGCGCTCGCAGGCCGCGCCGCTGGACGGTCAGCGCCGCAACCGCGCCGGCCTCGTTGATCGCCAGATGCGTCAGGATCGGCGCCACCAGGCTGCCGCAACGATCTGCCAGCCATCCAAACACCCACCCCGCCAGGCCGGTGACCAGCACCGTGGGCATCAGCGGCGCACCCGTCGCGCGCGCATCGGCAATGTGGGAAAGACCGAAGGCGCCGGCCTGCAGCAGCCGCCCACCCGCCGGGCCGAATGCCTGAGTCCCGGCGGTGGCCAGCGCCGCCCGAAACGCGGCCTCCTCGGCCCACACCGTGCCGATGGGTATGTGCAGTACCAGCCAGCCCGGCACCGACGACGGCAGCTCGCGTTCGGACATCGACAAGCGCACCACGGGCACCGGTGTCGTCGCCGCGATCGCGGTCGTCGCTGCTGCCGCGGCCGTCGAGCCCAGCCGCAACCCCGCCCACAACCGCGGCGGACGAATACCCAGTGGCGCCCGGGTCAGCCACACCAGCAACCAGCCCAGCCCGGCCTGCAGCGGTATCCGCCACGCAGCGGGCAGCCGGGGAGCCACAAAGCTCCAGCCGACCAGGCCGGCGGCCAAAGACACTGCGCGAAAACGACTTACCCGAAGAATCGCGGCAGCACCGCCTCGGATGTCTGGCGCAGTTCGGCCACCGACACCGTGAACAGTCCGTGGAACTCGATGACATCCGAGGCCTGGTCGACGACACCGATTCGAACCGCGGGCAGGCCGCGGGCCTCGCACATCGCCCGGAACCGGCTCTCTTCGGTGCGCGGCACCGCGACCAATGCCCGGCCCGCCGACTCGGAGAACAGCATCACGAAAGGATCGGCACCTTCGGGAAGCACGATGCGGCAACCGGTTTCACCCGCCAGCGCTGCTTCGACGACGGCCAGGGCCAGCCCGCCTTCGGACAGGTCGTGCGCCGCGGACACCAGGTCGTCGCGCGAGGCCGAGCGCAGCACCTCGGCCAGCAGCCGCTCGCGAGGCAGGTCGACTCTGGGCGGCAGTCCTCCCAGATGGTCGGCGGTCACCTGGGCCCAGACCGATCCGTCGAACTCGTCGCGGGTGTCGCCCAGCAGCATCAGCGTTTCACCGGGCTCACGGCCGAGCGCGGTGGGAAGGCGCCGACTTACGTCGTCCAAGACACCGAGCACCCCGACCACCGGCGTGGGCATGATCGCTGTGGACCCGGTTTGGTTGTAGAAGCTGACATTGCCGCCGGTCACCGGAATGCCCAGGGCCGCACAGCCATCGGCCAGTCCACGGACCGCCCGGGCGAACTGCCACATCACGCCGGGATCCTCGGGCGAGCCGAAGTTGAGGCAGTCGGTCACCGCAACGGGCGTGGCGCCGGTGACGGCGACGTTACGGTACGCCTCGGCCAGCGCGAGTTGGGCGCCGGCGTAGGGGTCCAGCATGGTGTAGCGCCCCGACGCGTCGGTCGAGACCGCGATGCCACGGCCGGTCGACTCGTCGATGCGCACCACGCCGCCGTCGGCGTGCTCGGCCAGCACGGTGTTGCCGCGCACGTATCGGTCGTACTGTTCGGTGATGAACGCCCGGCTGCACAGATGCGGACTGCCCAGCAGCGCAAGCAAAGTCGCGCGCAGCTCGGCGCCGGTGACGGGGCGCGGCAGCTTGGCCGAGGTGTCGGCATTGAGGGCGTCCTGCGATTCGGGACGGGCGACCGGGCGGTGGTACACGGGCCCCTCGTGGGCCACCGTGCGGGGCGGCACGTCGACGACGGTCTCGCCGCGCCAGCTGATCCGCAACCGGTCACCATCGGTGACTTCGCCGATCACGGTGGCCAGCACCTCCCACTTGCGGCACACCGCCATGAAGGCGTCCACGTTCTCCGGGGCGACCACCGCGCACATGCGTTCCTGCGACTCGCTGCAGAGCACCTCGGCGGACGTCATGTCCTTGGCGCGCAGCGGGACGGCATCGAGCCGGATCGTCATACCACCGTCCCCGGCAGAAGCCAATTCCGAAGTGGCACAAGCCAGCCCGGCTCCGCCAAGGTCCTGGATGCCGATTACCAGCCCGCCCGCGTACAGCTCGAGGCAGCACTCGATGAGCACCTTCTCCGTGAACGGGTCGCCCACTTGCACCGAGGGCAGCTTCTTACGGGCGGCGCCGTCGGTGCTATCAGCACTGAAGGTGTCGGATGCCAGCACCGAGACCCCGCCGATGCCGTCGAGCCCGGTGCGCGCGCCGAACAGGATGATCTTGTTGCCGGCGCCGGAGGCGAATGCGAGATGCAGGTCCTCCTGGCGTAAAACGCCGACGCACAACGCGTTCACCAACGGATTTCCGGCATAGCACGGGTCGAAGACGGTCTCGCCGCCGATGTTCGGCAGGCCCAGCGAGTTGCCGTAGCCGCCGATACCGCGGACCACGCCGTCGACGACGCGGCGGGTATCGGGGGCATCGGCCGCCCCGAACCGTAACTGGTCCATCACCGCGACCGGACGCGCGCCCATGGCCATGATGTCGCGCACGATGCCGCCGACCCCGGTGGCCGCGCCCTGGTAGGGCTCGACGTAGGACGGGTGGTTGTGCGATTCCACTTTGAAGGTGACGGCCCAGCCGTCGCCGATGTCGACCACGCCGGCGTTCTCACCGATGCCGGCCAGCATCCCGGCGCGCATCTCGTCGGTGGTCGTCTCGCCGAAGTAGCGCAGGTGCACCTTGGACGACTTGTACGAGCAGTGTTCGCTCCACATCACCGAGTACATGGCCAGCTCGGTGTCGGTGGGCCGGCGGCCGAGGATCTCACGGATCCGCTGGTACTCGTCGTCTTTGAGGCCCAGCTCGTGGAAGGGTTGCGGTTGGTCGGGGGTGGTGGCGGCATGTTCGACGGTGTCAATCACGTGGATCTGCGCGCTCGTCACGCCAGACAGTCTAGGTCGGGCCGTCTTTGTCGCCGAGCGTGACGTCAGCGCGCGATTTTCGCCGGATTCTCAAAGCCAGGTCACGCTCGGCGAGGCGCCCGGGTCACTGCCCCGCCACACAGAACAGGTTGCTCTCCGGGTCGGCCAGCACCACCCAGCGGAAGTTCGCGCCGAACTGGTGCCGCTCCACCTCGGCGGCACCGGCGGCCGTCAACCGCGCCACTTCGGCCTCCACATCCTCGGCGGTGAAATCCAGATGCACCCGGTTCTTTCCGGGCGTGCGATCGGGCACCTTCTGAAACCCGAGCCGCGGCCCGTGGGCGCGAGTCACCACGATGAATTCGCCCGGCAACAGCTCGCGTGTCGTCCCGCCGAACTGCTCGGCCCACCAGCCGGCCAGTTTCGCCGGGTCGTTGCAGTCGAACGTGACCATCTCCACGCTGAGCGCCATACCTCAAGACCCTATGCCCCGGGCGACAGAAATGCTTGCAAGGCTGCGGAATAGGCCGCCACATCGCCGGCGCCCATCAGCTCCCGTGCCGAATGCATCGCAAGCTGGGCTGCACCCACGTCGACGGTGGGGATGCCGGTACGGGCCGACGCCAGCGGCCCGATGGTCGACCCGCACGGCAGGTCGGCACGGTGCTCATACCGCTGCAGCGGCACCCCGGCCTGCCGGCAGGCCATCGCGAACGCCGCGGCGGTACGCCC
The nucleotide sequence above comes from Mycobacterium pseudokansasii. Encoded proteins:
- a CDS encoding stealth family protein codes for the protein MPEFTSRDGSRPAERSLAPIIVTRRGKIARLESSLTPHEAQLEDLVFLRKALNRADIPFLLVRCHQNRPILAVDIRLRPAVEHALAAACITEPMYAKTIDQKGIPAVLLANGRLSAMGDPRILRLYRQRIAPGGFRYGPAFGVELQFWVFEEAVIRCPVENSLTRKVLPRSELVAATVKLYGYKWPTLEGMFTPHASDVTFDIDLVFSWVDGSDPVFRARRAAQLSQYVVGEGDDAEARIRQIDELKYALRSVNMFAPWIRRIFIATDSAPPRWLADHPKITIVRAEDHFSDRAALPTYNSHAVESQLHHIPGLSEHFLYSNDDMFFGRRVKASMFFSPGGVTKFIEAKTRIGLGTNDPARSGHENAARVNRRLLFERFGHLITRHLEHTAVPLRKSVLIEMEQEFPEEFACTRASAFRSATDISVTNSLYHYYALMTGRAVQQENAKVRYVDTTTHAGLDLLEELRKHRQYHFFCLNDGSFPEVDPAERAQRVVSFLERYFPIPAPWEKVAADVSGPAPAAPLASAPLEAG
- a CDS encoding phosphodiesterase, whose protein sequence is MHRLRAAEHPRPEYVLLHISDTHLVGGDGPLYGAVDADGRLGELLGQLTHSGMCPDAIVFTGDLADTGEAQAYRKLRAVVEPFAAELGAELIWVMGNHDDRAALRSFLLDEAPSMAPLDRVHMIDGLRIITVDTSVPGYHHGELRRSQLSWLATQLATPAPHGTILALHHPPIPSVLDLAVTVELRDQAALGRVLEGSDVRSILAGHLHYSTNATFVGIPVSVASATCYTQDLTVATGGTRGRDGAQGCNLVHVYQDTVVHSVIPLGSGKTVGTFVSPAQAKRQIAESGMFIEPSRRDSLFSQPPMVLTPAARPGPAR
- the purL gene encoding phosphoribosylformylglycinamidine synthase subunit PurL, giving the protein MIDTVEHAATTPDQPQPFHELGLKDDEYQRIREILGRRPTDTELAMYSVMWSEHCSYKSSKVHLRYFGETTTDEMRAGMLAGIGENAGVVDIGDGWAVTFKVESHNHPSYVEPYQGAATGVGGIVRDIMAMGARPVAVMDQLRFGAADAPDTRRVVDGVVRGIGGYGNSLGLPNIGGETVFDPCYAGNPLVNALCVGVLRQEDLHLAFASGAGNKIILFGARTGLDGIGGVSVLASDTFSADSTDGAARKKLPSVQVGDPFTEKVLIECCLELYAGGLVIGIQDLGGAGLACATSELASAGDGGMTIRLDAVPLRAKDMTSAEVLCSESQERMCAVVAPENVDAFMAVCRKWEVLATVIGEVTDGDRLRISWRGETVVDVPPRTVAHEGPVYHRPVARPESQDALNADTSAKLPRPVTGAELRATLLALLGSPHLCSRAFITEQYDRYVRGNTVLAEHADGGVVRIDESTGRGIAVSTDASGRYTMLDPYAGAQLALAEAYRNVAVTGATPVAVTDCLNFGSPEDPGVMWQFARAVRGLADGCAALGIPVTGGNVSFYNQTGSTAIMPTPVVGVLGVLDDVSRRLPTALGREPGETLMLLGDTRDEFDGSVWAQVTADHLGGLPPRVDLPRERLLAEVLRSASRDDLVSAAHDLSEGGLALAVVEAALAGETGCRIVLPEGADPFVMLFSESAGRALVAVPRTEESRFRAMCEARGLPAVRIGVVDQASDVIEFHGLFTVSVAELRQTSEAVLPRFFG
- a CDS encoding VOC family protein, whose translation is MALSVEMVTFDCNDPAKLAGWWAEQFGGTTRELLPGEFIVVTRAHGPRLGFQKVPDRTPGKNRVHLDFTAEDVEAEVARLTAAGAAEVERHQFGANFRWVVLADPESNLFCVAGQ